One Solenopsis invicta isolate M01_SB chromosome 15, UNIL_Sinv_3.0, whole genome shotgun sequence genomic window, CAATCCGGTCACGGATGAGATGTTGACGATTACGCCACCCTTGCCACCTTTATGCTTTCCCATATGGTCAAACGCCAATATAGAGCCGCGAATTACTGCTTTGACATTAACCTCGATTGTTTGTTCCCACAGTTTATCATTCAAAATACCGGCGTTGTTGATAAGAATATCGAGTCCTCCAAACACGTCGACGATCTTCTCAAATGTCTTTTTCAAGTCATCGGCCTTTGACACGTCGCAGGCAACGAAGATGGCACGGCCCTTCCCAAATTCGTTCTCCAAGGTAGCTACCGCATCCTGGCCATTTGATGTTGGTAAATCAACCACGGCAATCTTCTTTGCACCATTATGAAGCAATATTTCGGCATACTTGTAGCCTAGTCCAGTAGCCGCCCCAGTGATCATTACAGTTTTATTCTTTACGTTGTACATTGTGGTGCAATGATATCTCTTTGTGAAATGCTTGTAAGATGTGTTTCTGTAACGTATCTTAGTAAAGGACTGTCTATAAATAAAGTATACACGGAATGATATAACAAGCTTTATCTTATTGCACTTAGCACTCTCGCCGGTTCGTCAATAAGTTTATTGGTGGGATGAAGACTCTgtttaataatctatttttcaTTTACTCAAGTATCtcgaaatatcaataataaatttgaaatcatattgtaatatttacatgatgatttttaattgcattattaataaatgacaaGACAATTTAAGATGTTtgcattgtttttttaaactttacgaAGGTGATTatgttttttatcttaatatacAGCGTACAAcacatttgttaataaaatgattgattaaaaaaaaagatgtttaaaatTTAGTACAATTTTATGAAACTTGCGTGCtgtaaaaaaacacatttgtaGATTCTGATATAATTCAGAGCATATtattcaaatttcgaaataacaTATGTTAGAATACCGAATACGTATTGCTATAAACTATAAACTATAAactaatacaaatttttaaaattaatgcaattaattgttttttttatattttattagattgatacaaaaatatgattattgtaaagaatattgattaaaaaatatgaatttgtgAATAATCATGTTTTAAGTGAAGAGAaccaattataattttgtataaactaTGAAcgatacttaaaatttttagattaaatttcagaataaaatgtaagaattttttattaatattaattatcataaacataatcaatttgattaaaatattaatgtttatttaaaatattattttataattttcaacacATATGCTGTAACTCGCTGTAATTCACTGGTTATcgtataaatgattaaaaaagagAGTAAGAAACCATCAAATATCAACTTTATATAGATAGAAATCGCTTGAAATAATGAGGAAAGTCCACAGCGTACGGCGGTTGACCATTTTCGCTGACCCAAGTCGCTCCGTTTTCACCCTTCTGGATGAGATCTAACATTGCAAGTGCCATATTATCGGTTGTTTGTTTCGAATAGTTATCCATTTCAGCATCAGTGTCTATCAGATTTTGAAAAAAGTCGCATATCTTATCTTGGATATTTGCTACCAACGCTGTCAGTGTAGCTCCCGGGCACATTTATAACAACTCGCACTCTGGTCTTGTCGtacatttttgcaacaaattggCTGAATCTCAGAACGGCATGTTTCGAAGCAGAATACATTGGAACTAAAGCTAGGTACTACAATCCAGCCACGGATGCGATGTTGACGATTACGCCGCCCTTGCCGCCTTTGTGTTTTCCCATGTAGTCAAACTCCAACAGAGAGCCGCGAATTACCGCTTTGACATTAACCTCGATAATTTGTTCCCAGAGATTTTCATTACAAACACCGGCGTTGTTACGTTGAAATAGATTACAAAGcattatttatgattttgcTATGGCTAAAACTCGTATAGTTATTATGTGatttgtaattaatgtaaatccAAATATATGGAATTAATGCTTTACTTATCATGTATACAAgtataaaatgcaaatttgaGACAACAGATGGTGCAACAAGGCAGTGTGTAGTATAAAGATTTGACGTTTATGCCATTTTGTTGTGCCATCAACAAGAGTCAACGCGCAAAAGTGATAAATTGAAAAAGTGTTTGCATAGTATTGTTTTGCTGTGTTCAATATGTCGGAATTTGTGCCAAATAAAGAACATTCGCGGAcagtgttaattttttgtttttatttaaagaaaactgctGCTGAATCATACGGATTACTTCGGGAAGCTTATGGTGAACATGCTCCATCGTAAGATACGTGTGAACGATGGTTTCGGCGTTTTAAGCGGTGATTTTGATGTTACAGACAAAGAACACAAAAACCACCAAAAAGATACGAAGATGTAGAATTGCAATCATTGTTGGACGAAGACGATTCACAAACACAAACACAACTCGCAGAGCAATTGAGCGTTAATCAACAAGCTGTTTCCAATTGCCTACGAGAGATGAGAAAAATTTAGAAGGTCGGCAGATGGATACCACATCAGTTGAACGAGAGGCAGATGGAGAGGCGTAAAAAGACATGTGAAATTTTGCTTAAGCGATATAAAAGAAAGTTGTTTTTGCATTGTATCGTTACTGGggatgaaaagtggatatattttgaaaattccaaGCGCAAAAAGTCATGGGTAGACCCAGGCGCACCATCCACATCAACCGCAAGATCGAATCGTTTTGGCAGGAAGACGATGCTCTGTGTTTAGTGGGACCAGAAGGGTGTAATCTATTATGAGCTGTTAAAGCCTGGTGAAACGCTTAATACCAAACTCTACCAACAACAATTGATCGATTTGAACCATTCGCTACTCGAAAAACGACCAGAATATTGAAAAAGGCAACACAAGATTATTTTCCTCTATAACAATGCTCCATTACATATGGCAAAACCAGTTTGTAACATGTTCGAAGCACTCATTGTCAGCTGGGAAGTGCTAGCGGCTTACTTACCTGACTTGGCTCCTTCCAATTACCACTTGTTTGCATCGATGGGTCACGCACTTGCTGAGCAGTGCTTTGGTTCGTACAAAGATGTGAAAAAATCGTTTGATGAATGATTTGGGGGAAAAGAAGAAGATTTTTATTGGCGTAGTATCCACAAATTACCCAAAAAGTGGAAAAAATGTATAGGGTAAAGATGCCTATTATGGGATAGGCTCCTAATATGAGATAGCGAGGTTTTCGTTAAACTAATAATCGCATATGATTGATTTTATTATGAACGTATTACTCTTGGAGTGAAAcctatttagtagaaaatttattattaaatcatatgTGCAgtcgttaagaaaaaaaatttatgaaattggaTACTGTCAAGTTTTTTGGAAGTGagtttttaaactttgtttattatataataaataaatatttagtaacaaaTTCTACATGCAGTAATAGTGTAAAGTCATATTAATAGGAAAATATGGGAGATAATGATTTGCTTAATTGTAAAGATTAGATTTGGTGATCGTGAAACCGCAAGGCGTGGAACTCATAATATGAGATACTCAACTCCTAATAACCTACACTCGCGCCGCGAGCGGCGCAGTTGTAGCTTGTATCTCATATTAAGAGTACTCTGGCATACGCGCGGAGATGGAGGATAATAATCGTGATTTGAAAGTATCTATTTAATACTTATATCAtagttttattgtttttttgttgcTTTAATGTACTCATGTGCTATAAATGATTTATCGCGttgttttgtaaatttattgcatattttacaGGTTGCATATTTTATAACCTCAAAATGTCAAGTTCGGTATTCTGTCGATGTAAGAATGCCAGACTGCGGCTCCTATTAGCACGGGCGCATGTCGCACACAATTGTATGTGCCGTGTGTTCGTATATGTTCATCTTCTGCTATTAGCCAATGTTGCGAGTACTTAAGCACACACGTACACG contains:
- the LOC105198869 gene encoding 15-hydroxyprostaglandin dehydrogenase [NAD(+)]-like, yielding MYNVKNKTVMITGAATGLGYKYAEILLHNGAKKIAVVDLPTSNGQDAVATLENEFGKGRAIFVACDVSKADDLKKTFEKIVDVFGGLDILINNAGILNDKLWEQTIEVNVKAVIRGSILAFDHMGKHKGGKGGVIVNISSVTGLCPFFFIPMYSASKHAVLGFSQSLAKMYDKTGVRVVIMCPGITQTAMVGNIQRNICDSFQDLVDIDAEKRSGNYPEQTTDNVALAMLDLIQKGDNGAAWVSEGGQPPYAVDFPHYSKRCLPV